The following are encoded in a window of Deltaproteobacteria bacterium genomic DNA:
- a CDS encoding DUF444 family protein, with protein sequence MAIKKQDWGLSQRGLKDAARHRQKIKESIQKNIAEIISDASIITRKKGQIVKVPIRGLKTYRFIHKRESSGGVGTGQGEGDKGDVIGRQPTPDRRPGQPGEQPGIDFLETEIDIEELIDMMLKDLGLPNLKKKALTETAIPKGWKFAGIEKSGPIAHLDKKRTLKEAVRRTSAFVGELMRRTGETEETCRKALAAAKGDLLGAERIIREGGPAGETEPFIPLFSEDLRYRTLERDVEYQSNAVVLAMMDVSGSMGTMKKYLARSFFFWLVEFLKQLYNRVQIRFIAHTTEAKLVEEHDFFHRGESGGTFCFSAYDLAIHLVETEYNPVRWNVYPFHFSDGEDFDPLKTVASAKRLLQMGVSMLGYGEIQADPYNASRLMESFGSELDLEERQIGTGGFKVLSGKDPATPFMGAVLKEKSHVYLALKEFLRKEREF encoded by the coding sequence ATGGCCATCAAGAAGCAGGACTGGGGACTCTCCCAACGGGGGCTCAAGGATGCAGCCCGGCACCGGCAAAAGATCAAGGAGTCGATCCAGAAGAACATCGCGGAAATCATAAGCGATGCCTCGATCATCACCCGCAAGAAGGGGCAGATCGTCAAGGTGCCGATTAGGGGTCTGAAGACCTACCGTTTCATCCACAAGCGTGAGAGTTCAGGCGGTGTCGGTACGGGGCAGGGGGAAGGGGACAAGGGCGATGTGATCGGACGCCAGCCCACTCCCGACAGGCGCCCCGGGCAACCCGGGGAACAGCCCGGCATAGATTTCCTCGAGACGGAGATCGACATCGAAGAGCTCATCGACATGATGCTCAAGGATCTCGGTCTCCCCAACCTCAAGAAAAAGGCCCTCACCGAGACCGCCATCCCAAAGGGCTGGAAGTTCGCCGGTATCGAGAAATCAGGACCCATCGCCCACCTGGACAAGAAGCGGACCCTCAAGGAGGCTGTCAGGAGGACTTCGGCCTTCGTAGGCGAACTGATGAGGCGCACCGGGGAGACCGAAGAGACCTGCAGGAAGGCTCTGGCCGCCGCAAAAGGGGATCTCCTCGGAGCGGAGAGGATTATCCGGGAAGGCGGACCCGCAGGAGAGACGGAGCCCTTCATCCCACTTTTCAGCGAGGACCTCCGTTACCGGACCCTGGAGAGGGACGTGGAGTATCAGTCGAACGCCGTGGTCCTTGCGATGATGGATGTTTCCGGAAGCATGGGGACCATGAAGAAGTACCTTGCCAGATCCTTTTTCTTCTGGCTCGTCGAGTTTCTGAAGCAGCTTTACAACCGCGTTCAGATCCGCTTCATAGCCCATACAACAGAGGCGAAGCTGGTGGAGGAGCATGATTTCTTCCACAGGGGAGAGAGCGGCGGCACCTTCTGCTTCTCCGCCTATGACCTGGCCATCCACTTGGTGGAGACCGAGTACAACCCGGTCCGGTGGAACGTCTACCCCTTTCACTTCTCCGACGGAGAAGACTTCGACCCCCTGAAGACCGTGGCCTCTGCGAAGAGACTCCTCCAGATGGGTGTCAGCATGCTCGGCTACGGCGAAATCCAGGCCGATCCGTACAACGCCTCGAGGCTCATGGAGAGCTTCGGGAGCGAACTCGATCTCGAGGAGCGACAGATCGGAACCGGAGGCTTCAAGGTACTCTCCGGGAAAGACCCGGCCACGCCCTTTATGGGGGCTGTTCTCAAGGAGAAATCCCACGTCTATCTGGCCCTGAAGGAATTCCTGAGAAAGGAAAGGGAGTTTTAG